From a region of the Insulibacter thermoxylanivorax genome:
- the atpA gene encoding F0F1 ATP synthase subunit alpha — translation MSIRPEEISTLIKKQIENFKSVTEVQDVGTVITVGDGIARAHGLQNVMAGELLEFENGVMGMAQNLEEDNVGIIILGPYTDIHEGDQVKRTGRIMEVPVGEALLGRVVNAIGEPIDGKGPIQASEYRPVEAPAPSVMDRRSVHEPMQTGIKAIDAMIPIGRGQRELIIGDRQTGKTTIAIDTIINQKGNGMICIYVAIGQKQSTVANVMETLRRHGALDYTIIVAANASEPSPMLYLAPYAGCAMGEYFMYKGKHVLIIYDDLSKQAAAYRELSLLLRRPPGREAYPGDVFYLHSRLLERAAKLNDELGGGSLTALPFIETQAGDVSAYIPTNVISITDGQIFLETDLFYAGQRPAVNVGISVSRVGGAAQIKAMKKVAGTLKLDLAQYRELAAFAQFGSDMDKSTLARLNRGKRMMELLKQGVHQPMPVEKQVASIYTGVRGYLDDIPVEDIQRFEREFLAFLDASHPEILKGIVETGDLTEEIDKALADAVTEFKQMFKPSGSVDSNEQ, via the coding sequence ATGAGCATCAGACCTGAGGAAATCAGCACACTGATTAAGAAGCAGATTGAGAATTTTAAATCTGTAACTGAAGTACAAGACGTAGGTACGGTCATTACCGTCGGTGACGGGATTGCTCGCGCACATGGGCTGCAGAACGTGATGGCCGGCGAGCTCCTGGAGTTCGAGAACGGCGTAATGGGGATGGCACAGAACCTGGAAGAAGATAATGTCGGGATCATCATCCTCGGTCCTTATACCGACATCCACGAAGGCGATCAGGTGAAGCGTACAGGCCGGATCATGGAAGTTCCCGTCGGTGAAGCTCTGCTTGGACGCGTGGTGAACGCCATCGGCGAGCCGATCGACGGCAAGGGACCGATCCAAGCTTCGGAATACCGTCCGGTAGAAGCGCCGGCTCCAAGCGTTATGGACCGCAGATCGGTTCATGAACCGATGCAGACGGGGATCAAGGCGATCGACGCGATGATTCCGATCGGCCGCGGACAGCGGGAGCTGATCATCGGTGACCGTCAGACAGGGAAGACGACGATCGCGATCGATACGATCATCAACCAGAAAGGCAACGGCATGATCTGTATCTATGTAGCGATCGGCCAGAAGCAATCGACGGTAGCGAACGTCATGGAGACGCTCCGCAGACACGGGGCATTGGATTATACGATCATCGTCGCAGCGAATGCCTCCGAGCCTTCTCCGATGCTGTATCTGGCTCCATATGCAGGCTGTGCGATGGGCGAGTATTTCATGTACAAAGGCAAGCATGTACTCATCATCTATGATGACTTGTCGAAGCAAGCGGCTGCTTATCGTGAATTGTCCTTGCTGCTTCGTCGTCCTCCGGGCCGTGAAGCTTATCCCGGTGACGTCTTCTATCTGCACTCCCGTCTTCTGGAGCGTGCTGCGAAGCTGAATGATGAGCTCGGCGGAGGTTCCTTGACTGCACTGCCGTTCATCGAGACCCAGGCAGGGGACGTATCGGCCTATATTCCGACGAACGTGATCTCGATTACCGACGGACAGATCTTCCTGGAGACGGACCTCTTCTATGCAGGACAGCGTCCGGCGGTTAACGTGGGTATCTCGGTATCCCGGGTAGGGGGCGCAGCGCAGATCAAGGCGATGAAGAAAGTTGCCGGTACGCTGAAGCTCGACCTGGCGCAATACCGTGAGCTGGCAGCCTTTGCGCAGTTCGGCTCGGATATGGACAAGTCGACGCTGGCACGGCTGAACCGCGGGAAGCGGATGATGGAACTGCTCAAACAGGGCGTTCACCAACCGATGCCGGTTGAGAAACAGGTCGCATCGATCTACACAGGCGTAAGAGGCTATCTGGATGATATCCCTGTAGAGGATATCCAGCGTTTTGAGCGTGAGTTCTTAGCCTTCCTCGATGCTTCCCACCCTGAGATCCTGAAGGGCATAGTTGAGACGGGCGACTTGACGGAAGAGATCGACAAGGCGCTTGCCGATGCGGTTACGGAATTTAAGCAGATGTTCAAGCCTTCTGGATCGGTAGATTCGAACGAACAGTAA
- a CDS encoding F0F1 ATP synthase subunit delta, with product MSDLILAKRYAKALYSSAEEANAAEQIGEQLKAVVDLFAQAQEQDPMVRSFLSHPSVTNEAKMDVIKQVFGDSLSELLYNTLGLLIERGRWSLLPALYQAYEEIADEKAGRARALVYSAYELSKADSQAIAAQFSKITGKQILVQNIVDRSLIGGIRVRIGDRLYDGSIAGKLEQLRKQLKQNA from the coding sequence ATGAGCGACCTCATTTTAGCCAAGCGCTATGCTAAAGCGCTGTACAGTTCCGCAGAAGAAGCGAACGCAGCTGAACAGATCGGCGAGCAGCTTAAGGCGGTTGTCGACTTGTTCGCGCAAGCGCAAGAACAGGACCCGATGGTTCGAAGCTTCCTGTCGCATCCTTCTGTTACGAATGAGGCGAAGATGGATGTGATCAAACAGGTCTTCGGAGATTCGTTGTCTGAATTGTTATACAATACCCTCGGCTTATTGATCGAACGGGGAAGATGGAGCCTTCTTCCGGCGTTGTATCAAGCATACGAGGAGATCGCTGACGAGAAGGCGGGAAGAGCGCGGGCGCTCGTGTACTCCGCTTACGAGCTTTCGAAAGCAGACAGCCAAGCGATCGCAGCGCAGTTCAGCAAGATTACGGGCAAACAGATCCTAGTGCAGAATATCGTCGATCGCTCCCTGATCGGAGGCATCCGCGTGCGGATCGGCGATCGGCTGTACGACGGCAGTATCGCAGGCAAGCTTGAACAACTGCGCAAACAATTGAAGCAGAATGCTTAA
- a CDS encoding F0F1 ATP synthase subunit epsilon has translation MKTFQLEVVTPERKVYSGDATMVIVKGIEGELGIMANHLPFVTPLQIAPVRIKTPDQDEHVIAVNGGFIEVHNNKVIILAESAELPEEIDIDRAERARERAEERLRRAKQEKIDYHRAEMALQRAINRLRVAGRGR, from the coding sequence TTGAAGACATTTCAATTAGAAGTTGTCACTCCTGAACGCAAAGTGTACAGCGGCGATGCCACGATGGTGATCGTGAAAGGAATCGAAGGCGAACTCGGCATCATGGCGAATCACCTGCCCTTCGTCACGCCTCTGCAGATCGCTCCGGTCAGGATCAAAACGCCGGATCAAGACGAGCATGTGATCGCAGTGAACGGCGGATTCATCGAAGTTCATAACAATAAAGTCATCATCCTGGCTGAATCCGCTGAGCTTCCGGAAGAGATCGATATCGACCGCGCTGAGCGGGCCAGGGAGCGTGCGGAGGAAAGATTGCGCAGAGCCAAACAGGAGAAGATCGACTACCACCGCGCTGAAATGGCGCTGCAGCGGGCGATTAACCGTCTGCGCGTAGCCGGCCGCGGCCGTTGA
- a CDS encoding NADH-quinone oxidoreductase subunit A, giving the protein MGYANNYIIVVIFISLGILLPIIALSIGRLLRPHKPSEAKAETYESGNTPVGDSRVRFNVRYYLFALMFVIFDVETAFLYPWATAYDQLGLFALIEMFIFVSLLVVGLIYAWKKKVLKWHSI; this is encoded by the coding sequence ATGGGCTATGCCAACAACTATATCATCGTCGTCATTTTTATATCATTAGGCATATTATTACCAATTATTGCGCTATCAATTGGAAGATTGCTCCGCCCGCATAAACCGAGCGAAGCGAAGGCGGAAACTTATGAGAGCGGGAATACTCCCGTTGGAGACAGCAGAGTACGCTTCAATGTACGCTATTATCTATTCGCACTGATGTTCGTTATATTCGATGTTGAGACCGCTTTCCTATATCCTTGGGCAACAGCCTATGACCAATTGGGGTTATTCGCGTTGATTGAGATGTTCATATTTGTTTCATTGCTTGTAGTAGGTTTAATATATGCATGGAAGAAGAAGGTGCTAAAATGGCATTCGATTTGA
- the atpG gene encoding ATP synthase F1 subunit gamma — protein sequence MAKGLREIKRRLKSVRNMRQITKAMEMVAAANLRRAQVRAESARPYAEKMREVIATIAAGAKEEVQHPMLQSRPIKRTGYLIITSDRGLAGGYNANLLREAIEVIHERHKSPDEYAILVIGRKGRDFLRRRGIEIDGEITGLPDSPRFSDIKSIAARAVQKFADGEIDELYIWYNKFITALTQRPTESRLLPLADVGEHSEISYEYEPSPEAVLEVLLPKYAETLIFAALLEAKASEFGARMNAMGNATRNANDMIHTLTLEYNRARQAAITQEITEIVAGANASQGY from the coding sequence ATGGCAAAGGGATTACGCGAGATCAAACGCCGGTTGAAGAGCGTAAGGAATATGCGGCAGATCACAAAGGCGATGGAGATGGTCGCAGCCGCCAACCTGCGGCGCGCGCAGGTTAGAGCGGAATCCGCACGTCCGTATGCGGAGAAGATGCGTGAGGTGATCGCCACCATCGCTGCCGGAGCGAAGGAAGAAGTCCAGCATCCGATGCTGCAATCCAGGCCGATCAAGAGGACGGGCTACCTGATCATCACATCCGACCGCGGACTGGCCGGCGGGTACAACGCCAACCTGCTCCGCGAAGCGATCGAGGTGATCCATGAGCGGCATAAGTCGCCGGATGAATATGCGATCCTGGTCATCGGCCGTAAAGGGCGTGACTTCTTAAGAAGACGCGGCATCGAGATCGACGGAGAGATCACGGGTCTGCCGGATTCGCCGCGGTTCTCCGATATCAAATCGATCGCGGCCAGGGCGGTGCAGAAGTTCGCCGACGGCGAGATCGATGAGCTGTACATATGGTACAACAAGTTCATCACAGCTCTGACCCAGAGACCGACCGAAAGCCGTCTGCTTCCATTGGCGGATGTAGGCGAGCACAGCGAGATCAGTTACGAATACGAACCTTCTCCGGAAGCGGTGCTTGAGGTATTGCTGCCGAAATATGCAGAGACCCTCATCTTCGCCGCACTCCTCGAAGCGAAGGCGAGCGAATTTGGCGCACGGATGAATGCGATGGGCAATGCTACCCGCAACGCCAATGATATGATCCACACCTTGACGCTTGAATACAACCGTGCTCGTCAAGCTGCGATTACGCAGGAGATCACGGAGATCGTCGCAGGTGCGAATGCATCACAAGGATACTGA
- the atpD gene encoding F0F1 ATP synthase subunit beta has translation MHKGRVIQVTGPVVDIEFERGHLPEIMNAVKIKHEPKSEYERAIDLTVEVAVHLGDNVARCVAMSSTDGLVRGMEAIDTGAPITVPVGPAVLGRIFNVLGDTIDNKGDVEAELKLPIHRPAPKFEDLSTGTEMLETGIKVIDLLAPYAKGGKIGLFGGAGVGKTVLIQELINNIAQEHDGLSVFAGVGERTREGNDLYHEMNETGVINKMSMVFGQMNEPPGARLRVALTGLTMAEYFRDYEGKDVLLFIDNIFRFTQAGSEVSALLGRMPSAVGYQPTLATEMGQLQERITSTKKGSVTSIQAIYVPADDYTDPAPATTFAHLDATTNLERKISEMGIYPAVDPLASTSRILTPEVVGQEHYEVAQGVKRLLARYNELQDIIAILGMDELSDEDKIVVARARRVQRFLSQPFHVAEAFNNIPGKYVPVKETVRSFKEILEGKHDHLPEAAFLYVGTIEEAVEKAKNM, from the coding sequence ATGCACAAGGGTCGTGTTATACAGGTCACCGGTCCGGTTGTCGATATCGAATTTGAACGCGGGCACCTGCCGGAGATCATGAATGCGGTCAAGATCAAACACGAGCCGAAGTCCGAATATGAGCGTGCCATCGACTTGACCGTTGAAGTTGCTGTGCACCTCGGAGACAACGTCGCTCGTTGTGTCGCGATGTCCTCGACGGACGGCCTTGTTCGCGGCATGGAAGCGATCGATACGGGCGCGCCGATCACGGTTCCAGTAGGACCGGCCGTCCTGGGACGCATCTTCAACGTTCTGGGTGATACGATCGACAACAAGGGAGATGTAGAGGCGGAACTGAAGCTTCCGATTCACCGTCCAGCGCCGAAATTCGAAGACTTATCGACGGGCACGGAGATGCTCGAGACAGGGATCAAGGTCATCGACCTGCTCGCACCATATGCGAAGGGCGGTAAGATCGGACTGTTCGGCGGTGCCGGTGTCGGCAAGACCGTCCTCATCCAAGAGCTCATCAACAACATCGCGCAAGAGCACGACGGTTTGTCTGTATTTGCTGGTGTAGGAGAGCGGACCCGTGAAGGGAACGACCTCTACCATGAGATGAATGAAACCGGCGTAATCAACAAGATGTCCATGGTCTTCGGTCAGATGAACGAACCGCCGGGAGCACGTCTGCGCGTCGCTCTGACGGGACTGACGATGGCGGAGTACTTCCGCGACTACGAAGGCAAGGACGTTCTGTTGTTCATCGACAATATCTTCCGCTTCACGCAGGCAGGGTCCGAGGTTTCTGCATTGCTGGGCCGCATGCCTTCGGCGGTTGGATATCAACCTACGCTGGCTACGGAGATGGGTCAGCTGCAAGAGCGGATCACCTCGACGAAGAAAGGTTCCGTTACCTCGATCCAGGCGATCTACGTTCCGGCGGACGACTATACGGACCCGGCTCCAGCTACCACTTTCGCGCACTTGGATGCAACGACAAACCTGGAGCGTAAGATTTCGGAGATGGGAATCTATCCAGCCGTTGACCCGCTGGCTTCGACATCCCGCATCTTGACGCCGGAGGTCGTGGGCCAAGAGCACTATGAGGTAGCGCAGGGCGTAAAACGCCTGCTCGCTCGTTACAACGAGCTGCAAGACATCATCGCGATCCTCGGTATGGACGAGCTGTCGGATGAAGACAAGATCGTCGTAGCCCGTGCACGCCGTGTACAGCGCTTCTTGTCGCAGCCATTCCACGTGGCCGAAGCGTTCAACAATATACCTGGTAAGTACGTTCCGGTTAAAGAAACCGTTCGGAGCTTCAAGGAGATCCTTGAAGGGAAGCACGACCATCTGCCTGAGGCAGCATTCCTATATGTAGGCACGATCGAAGAAGCCGTGGAAAAAGCAAAGAACATGTGA